The genomic window AGCACCTCCGCCGAGGGCGTCACCTGGTAGATCGTGTCGTCGTCCTCGAAGCAGGGCAGGACCTGGAGGATGAGCGCGGTCGGCATGCCGACGGCGATCAGCTCGCGGATGCGCTGCACCTTCGCGACGAGGTGGTCCCCGTACTCGCGGTACCCGTTCGGGCAGCGGGTCGGGCGCAGCAACCCCTGTTCCTCGTAGTACCGGAGCAGCCGCGGCGTGCTCCCGGTGGCCGCCGCCAGTTCGCCGATGCGCATGCAAGACCCCTTCGACCGAGTTGTGTCCTCA from Plantibacter flavus includes these protein-coding regions:
- a CDS encoding MerR family transcriptional regulator, with the protein product MRIGELAAATGSTPRLLRYYEEQGLLRPTRCPNGYREYGDHLVAKVQRIRELIAVGMPTALILQVLPCFEDDDTIYQVTPSAEVLERLLEHRERLDAKLGCIQESRDAIDVYLQRVGGVAV